In Streptomyces nojiriensis, the sequence CGGCCGGGGGTGCGGGCTCGCTCGGCTCCGGGACGCCGGGGTCAGGCGGGGCGACCGCCGAAGGGGCCTCCGGTGCCGTAGTACGTACCCAGCTCCTCCCGGTAGCCGGCGTCGCCGAGGTGCTTGTCCCGGTGGAACTCGGGCGCGCTCTTGATCTGTTCCTTGGTGCGGTCGACGAAGACCTTCCGATCCTCCGGGTCGACCTTGACGACCGTGCTCGCCGGC encodes:
- a CDS encoding PRC-barrel domain-containing protein, with translation MTEHVWSYQPTAGHLAGTDLTGYKVEATDGNIGKVDKHSDEVGDAYLVVDTGVWIFGKEVLLPASTVVKVDPEDRKVFVDRTKEQIKSAPEFHRDKHLGDAGYREELGTYYGTGGPFGGRPA